CGCCAATGGTAAACTCGAATCGTGGGTGCAAACTAAATACCCTAAAATGCATGCTCTCAAAACAGAAAAAGCCCTGTATGAGTACACCATGCAAATTAAAAATCGTTACTTAAAAAAATCCTCGCCACTTTCTAAAGTCATTTACGATCCTAAAATTCATGTGGTTAATCATGCACTAGGTTTGCACACTTTTGTCTCGCGTAATCACGGCGGCAAACTAAAAGCTAAAAACGAGATCCGCATTGCATCGATTTTTAAAGATGCGCCCGAACCACTACTCAGAATGTTAGTGGTGCATGAACTGGCACACATCAA
This portion of the Vibrio algicola genome encodes:
- a CDS encoding YgjP-like metallopeptidase domain-containing protein; this encodes MKNNPSLKYLQGYPQQVLTQVDQLIANGKLESWVQTKYPKMHALKTEKALYEYTMQIKNRYLKKSSPLSKVIYDPKIHVVNHALGLHTFVSRNHGGKLKAKNEIRIASIFKDAPEPLLRMLVVHELAHIKEKDHNKAFYALCCHIEPDYHQLEFDARLFLTYKEMA